One Ictalurus furcatus strain D&B chromosome 24, Billie_1.0, whole genome shotgun sequence DNA segment encodes these proteins:
- the pogza gene encoding pogo transposable element with ZNF domain, whose translation MSESEFYMQCEEEELAPCQSNTDETNQTDDINLVHNGHAAASPEPSASSAPSVQAPAIKTALLPIVPGSVIPRALLAGVLQHFQIAAGGVKGQPIYIAPKPSAGTQPTIATPVGYILPTGQAVTFLTPTQAGSLISPQLASSSSTPQPTAIKIPVTIIHTPSTVQTVTTVTSSRMPAVGTSPSSSLPQTSPAVSELPSTSSSASSPPPPAAADDDDHEVQNLLTQPANNVLAMGYTKTPSQVPTQVSSVKTRARAQRSAASATVSSKVFQNVLKAPQFCSHCNVAYKVVHELRGYMCHCNPELINRVHALTSKRKRRAKRSSDPMQSMPHMHVSTISPTSSSTSTSSRHPAASPSPLPPAPCLKHITTSEIPEGVHSPGTGDYDAQGKLIMLVEDFYYGKDPGNPVLIENNQVPIVMKCHLCDKKLKNNIKLMNHMKHHMEMAQQRGEEKSHTMCQHCFRTFGTPFSLQCHLETVHSQVESASLCKICELSYDNTPIFLHHMKNFHKPGEMPYMCQVCNFRSSFYNDVLIHFRELHKDTANLLCPYCLKVFKSCNSYQLHYNKHQKKSVLHCDKCRLQFLYTKDKVEHKLLFHQTHLKPVQLLGLKPGTKITIRAYSLTKVNDNTNFIKPSTNSESSSASSVPAPQSGVQRITPTKRKPVESMLEIMTKFQRQCETSRRWFCIECNFEIPDFSTHFPTFVHCSLCRYSTCCSRAYANHMISNHVSRKTTTKYLNLYKPCPKLGNLSCNTCGYSTEIGDLMATHLAKNPSHAFSHCKFNEGFSHGYKRFFFIPSGVVWKGQVLNSGVIIQKQEMQVDQNSLPQATNPVPLPNHCINPPDSSAHTPSIPAEVQPVVESTVPDENCGTQPKDLTPQKMALSSEVHAEDGAKAGGSLTVAQLKIVLYALCFGIPQAASQFDSQPEEVQSLIQKRQLQLGPPKSRERLIPRASDRLAEWVLCQREQQLPVDETNLFSKAAQLMSADGGPGISYGWAVDFLINHDLSLQSLATSHRLLPHKVQERLHTFTSVINKQITSHCLDLPAIAAMDELSIFIDMEQLDPASADSSSMMSAFKLVGEKDPLLDVVLASLADGTILPTVVFLRGEPLSPDAPTLPDIIMEAKPEGFSDEERLQLWFDKVWSRHVKPNSGSKGLLVMDPYRGHLSHKFLALLNTTNTLPSILPYACSCRLQPLEACVGLVLREFLQARWSQHVTDAPQELIGAVPADLALLFSAWLLEMLDVLAERPEFLQRSFELLNSNSELAPGGFSELVQNLTEALVVNTIQEHESNEPEAEHKGNTSSVVSPSLLPSPSNPQALKKIFEKDSDLDSFHGFEDAEMTNL comes from the exons ATGTCGGAGTCAGAATTTTACATGCAGTGTGAGGAGGAGGAACTTGCGCCATGTCAAAGTAACACGGATGAGACAAATCAGACGGACGACATAAATCTTG TACACAATGGACATGCAGCAGCTTCACCAGAACCCTCTGCATCTTCTGCTCCCTCTGTCCAGGCTCCAGCCATCAAGACAGCACTTCTGCCAATTGTTCCTG GTTCTGTTATACCAAGAGCATTACTGGCTGGTGTTCTTCAGCATTTTCAGATTGCTGCAGGTGGTGTCAAGGGGCAGCCCATCTACATCGCTCCAAAG CCATCTGCAGGCACCCAACCGACCATTGCAACCCCAGTCGGTTACATCCTGCCTACAGGCCAAGCTGTCACTTTTCTGACTCCTA CTCAGGCAGGCTCCTTGATTTCCCCTCAGCTTGCGTCTTCATCAAGCACACCACAACCAACAGCTATTAAGATCCCAGTCACTATCATCCACACCCCATCTACAGTACAAACCGTCACTACAGTAACCTCCAGTAGGATGCCTGCTGTGGGCACCTCACCCTCCAGCAGTCTTCCTCAAACCTCTCCAGCTGTCTCAG AACTGCCGTCAacatcatcttcagcatcatctcctcctcctcctgctgctgctgatgatgatgatcatgaagTGCAGAACCTGTTAACACAGCCTGCAAATAATGTCCTAGCTATGGGTTACACCAAAACGCCCTCTCAGGTCCCAACTCAGGTCTCCTCTGTAAAGACTCGAGCGCGAGCCCAGagatctgctgcttctgctaCTGTTTCCTCCAAAG TATTTCAGAATGTTTTAAAGGCCCCACAGTTCTGTTCTCACTGTAATGTGGCCTACAAAGTTGTTCATGAGCTTCGTGGCTACATGTGT CACTGTAATCCAGAGCTCATAAACAGAGTCCATGCATTGACCAGCAAACGCAAAAGAAGGGCCAAGCGTAGCAGTGACCCAATGCAATCCATGCCCCATATGCACGTTAGCACTATTTCCCCCACTTCCTCCTCAACCTCTACGAGCAGCAGACATCCAGCagcctctccttctcctcttcctcctgctccTTGTCTGAAACACATCACCACATCTGAGATCCCGGAGGGAGTGCACAGCCCTGGCACTGGCGACTATGACGCGCAAGGCAAGCTTATCATGCTAGTGGAAGACTTCTACTACGGGAAGGACCCTGGAAATCCTGTCCTGATAGAGAATAACCAGGTGCCCATTGTGATGAAATGCCATCTCTGCGACAAGAAGCTGAAGAACAACATCAA GCTGATGAACCACATGAAGCACCATATGGAAATGGCGCAGCAGAGGGGTGAGGAGAAATCCCACACTATGTGCCAGCACTGCTTCCGCACCTTTGGCACACCCTTCTCCCTGCAGTGCCACCTCGAGACCGTCCACAGCCAAGTAGAGTCCGCAT CACTCTGCAAGATCTGCGAGTTGTCATATGACAACACTCCCATTTTCCTGCATCATATGAAAAACTTTCACAAGCCAGGTGAAATGCCCTACATGTGTCAG gtTTGCAATTTCCGCTCATCTTTCTACAATGACGTTTTAATTCACTTCCGTGAGCTCCACAAGGACACCGCCAATCTTCTATGCCCGTACTGCCTCAAAGTGTTCAAGTCTTGCAACAGCTATCAGCTCCACTACAACAAGCACCAG AAAAAGTCAGTGTTGCATTGCGATAAGTGCCGGCTTCAGTTTCTTTACACAAAGGACAAGGTAGAGCACAAGCTTTTATTTCACCAGACCCATCTCAAGCCTGTGCAGCTGCTGGGGCTTAAGCCTGGTACTAAG ATAACCATCCGGGCTTATTCCTTGACTAAGGTAAACGACAACACTAACTTCATTAAACCTAGTACGAACAGTGAAAGCTCTTCTGCGTCCTCAGTTCCTGCACCTCAGAGTGGTGTCCAGAGAATCACGCCTACAAAAAGGAAACCTGTCGAGAGCATGTTGGAAATCATGACCAAGTTTCAGAGACAGTG CGAAACTTCAAGACGTTGGTTCTGTATCGAATGTAACTTTGAGATTCCAGATTTTTCCACTCACTTTCCCACGTTTGTGCACTGCTCCTTGTGCCGTTATAGCACCTGCTGCTCCAGAGCGTATGCTAACCACatgatcag TAATCATGTTTCTCGCAAAACCACTACTAAATACCTGAACTTATACAAGCCCTGTCCAAA GCTGGGTAACCTAAGCTGCAATACCTGTGGCTATTCCACTGAGATTGGAGATCTGATGGCCACACATCTGGCTAAGAATCCAAGCCACGCCTTCAGCCACTGCAAATTCAATG AGGGATTTTCTCATGGCTATAAAAG atTTTTCTTCATACCAAGTGGCGTGGTTTGGAAAGGCCAGGTGCTCAACTCTGGGGTTATCATACAGAAGCAAGAAATGCAAGTGGATCAGAATTCACTTCCACAAGCCACTAATCCTGTGCCCCTTCCAAACCATTGCATAAACCCCCCTGATAGCTCTGCACACACCCCGTCTATTCCTGCTGAAGTACAGCCTGTAGTTGAAAGCACTGTGCCTGATGAGAATTGTGGGACACAGCCAAAGGATTTAACACCACAGAAAATGGCGCTTTCCAGTGAAGTCCACGCTGAAGACGGAGCTAAAGCCGGAGGATCTCTTACTGTAGCACAGCTGAAGATTGTACTCTACGCCCTGTGCTTTGGCATTCCTCAAGCAGCCAGCCAGTTTGATAGTCAGCCTGAGGAAGTTCAATCCTTGATACAAAAGCGTCAGCTTCAGCTTGGGCCTCCAAAGAGCAGAGAACGGTTAATTCCTCGAGCAAGTGATCGGTTAGCCGAGTGGGTATTGTGCCAGCGTGAGCAGCAGCTTCCTGTAGACGAAACCAATCTTTTTTCCAAAGCCGCACAGCTCATGAGCGCTGATGGTGGGCCAGGCATCTCTTATGGCTGGGCTGTGGACTTCCTGATAAACCATGATTTATCTCTGCAATCTCTGGCCACATCCCACCGACTGCTACCCCATAAAGTTCAGGAACGTCTGCACACTTTTACTTCTGTTATAAATAAGCAGATCACCTCACACTGCTTGGATCTGCCAGCCATTGCTGCTATGGATGAGCTTTCCATTTTTATAGACATGGAGCAGCTGGATCCTGCCTCAGCTGACTCCTCTTCCATGATGTCCGCTTTTAAGTTGGTTGGCGAAAAGGATCCGCTTCTAGATGTTGTACTTGCCTCTCTAGCTGACGGCACTATCTTGCCTACCGTAGTGTTTCTTAGAGGAGAGCCTCTAAGCCCAGATGCACCGACCTTGCCAGACATCATCATGGAGGCCAAGCCAGAGGGCTTTTCTGATGAAGAAAGACTCCAGCTATGGTTTGATAAAGTATGGAGTCGGCATGTGAAGCCAAACTCTGGAAGCAAGGGATTGCTGGTTATGGACCCGTATCGGGGTCACCTAAGCCACAAGTTCCTAGCATTGCTCAACACTACAAACACTTTGCCAAGTATCCTCCCTTATGCATGCTCCTGTCGTCTGCAGCCTCTAGAGGCCTGTGTTGGTCTGGTGCTACGAGAGTTCCTGCAAGCCCGATGGAGCCAGCATGTGACCGATGCTCCACAAGAACTGATTGGTGCTGTGCCTGCTGACCTAGCCCTTTTGTTCTCAGCCTGGCTCCTTGAAATGCTGGATGTCCTAGCAGAAAGGCCAGAATTTCTTCAGCGCTCTTTTGAGCTGTTGAACTCTAATTCAGAGCTGGCACCAGGAGGATTTTCTGAGTTGGTGCAGAATCTGACTGAAGCCCTTGTGGTGAACACAATTCAGGAACATGAATCTAATGAACCAGAGGCTGAACACAAAGGCAACACGTCATCAGTTGTTTCTCCGAGCTTGTTGCCTTCACCCTCCAATCCCCAAGCTCTGAAGAAAATCTTCGAGAAAGATAGTGATCTCGACTCTTTCCATGGATTTGAAGATGCAGAAATGACAAACTTGTGA
- the psmb4 gene encoding proteasome subunit beta type-4, translating to MEASGLKLNFWENGPAPGQFYSFPGAGNSTVPGCGPVRHTLNPMVTGTSVLGVKFTGGVIIAADMLGSYGSLARFRNISRLMKVNDATILGASGDYADYQYIKQVIEQMVIDEELLGDGHSYSPKAIHSWLTRVMYNRRSRMNPLWNTVVIGGFYNGESFLGYVDKLGVAYEAPAVATGFGAYLAQPLMREVLENKVEVSKDEARALIERCLKVLYYRDARSYNRHEIAIVTQEGVEILGPLSSETNWEIARMVSGFE from the exons ATGGAGGCGAGTGGACTGAAGTTAAATTTCTGGGAGAATGGACCAGCACCTGgacaattttattcatttccagGTGCCGGTAATAGTACAGTTCCTGGATGTGGACCCGTACGACACACACT TAATCCCATGGTGACCGGGACATCGGTGCTTGGGGTGAAGTTTACAGGCGGTGTTATCATCGCTGCTGACATGCTCGGCTCTTATGGCTCGCTGGCCCGTTTCCGCAACATCTCCCGTCTCATGAAAGTCAATGACGCCACCATCCTTGGAGCTTCAGGGGACTACGCAGACTACCAGTACATCAAACAAGTCATTGAACAGATGGT GATTGATGAGGAACTCCTTGGAGATGGCCACAGCTACAGTCCCAAAGCCATCCACTCCTGGCTTACTCGTGTCATGTACAACCGCCGCAGCAGAATGAACCCACTCTGGAACACGGTCGTTATCGGTGGATTTTACAATGGAGAAAG CTTCCTGGGCTATGTAGACAAGCTAGGTGTTGCATATGAAGCTCCAGCAGTGGCCACAGGATTTGGTGCATACTTGGCTCAG CCCTTGATGAGAGAGGTGCTTGAGAACAAAGTAGAAGTTTCCAAGGATGAGGCAAGGGCACTGATTGAGCGATGTCTCAAAGTGCTGTATTACCGAGATGCTCGTTCTTACAACCGA CACGAGATTGCCATTGTGACTCAAGAAGGGGTTGAGATTCTTGGACCGCTGTCATCAGAAACAAACTGGGAAATTGCCCGTATGGTCAG TGGCTTTGAATGA